Proteins co-encoded in one Nitrospiraceae bacterium genomic window:
- a CDS encoding AMP-binding protein: protein MNFSFKMDDYEGLKKNFKLEVPEYFNFGFDAIDHWAEDEKKLALFWVSSTGEQENKLTFRDISLASNRFANALRNLGVKKGDRVLIMLPRIPEWYSILVGCHKLGAVVMPAPVMLSTADVEYRLLKGKASVVVTNAANFTKVDEACNNLGNYSVKHKILIGSEQGSWSSYEKITSDSSDKLSPDDIEKTLSRDPFLIYFTSGTTKYPKMVQHVCSYPIGHLRTAALWHGATKDDIIWVVSDTGWAKSAWGLYGQWVLGTALFVHNAEGRFNPDLTLKLLTTKGITIFCGPPTVYRMLILEDLKKYDYSGLKRFTSAGEPLNPEVIRVWQEATKKVIQEGYGQTESTLLVGNYSFMSVKPGSMGKPVPDINIDILDEDLNSVHTGEVGYICLKSNPKRPAGIFEGYIEDPEENARVFHNGWYNTGDKAYKDEDGYYYFVGRGDDIIKASGYRIGPFEVESVVLEHPAVAENAVVASPDPVRGEIIKAFVVLAPGYKPSDDLIKDIQKFVKSRTAPYKYPREIEFMDELPKTVSGKIKRAVLRNREIQLKSGRPASENKTNNK, encoded by the coding sequence ATGAATTTTTCGTTTAAGATGGATGATTATGAGGGTCTCAAAAAAAATTTTAAGCTTGAAGTTCCTGAATATTTTAATTTTGGATTTGACGCAATCGACCATTGGGCAGAAGATGAGAAAAAGCTTGCTCTTTTTTGGGTCAGTTCAACCGGCGAACAAGAAAATAAATTAACCTTTAGGGATATTTCGCTTGCATCAAATCGTTTTGCAAATGCGCTTAGAAACCTTGGTGTTAAAAAGGGAGACAGGGTTTTAATTATGCTTCCAAGGATCCCTGAGTGGTATTCAATACTTGTTGGTTGTCATAAACTTGGAGCTGTTGTCATGCCTGCTCCAGTAATGCTGTCAACAGCAGATGTTGAATACAGACTTTTAAAAGGCAAGGCTTCTGTGGTTGTTACAAACGCAGCTAATTTTACCAAGGTGGATGAGGCATGTAATAATTTAGGAAACTACAGCGTAAAACATAAAATTCTTATTGGAAGCGAGCAAGGCAGTTGGAGTAGTTATGAAAAAATAACTTCAGATTCGTCAGACAAACTTTCTCCTGATGACATTGAGAAAACATTATCAAGAGATCCTTTTTTAATTTATTTTACATCGGGAACTACAAAATATCCTAAAATGGTTCAGCATGTATGTTCATATCCAATTGGACATTTAAGGACAGCAGCGCTGTGGCATGGAGCAACAAAAGACGATATTATTTGGGTTGTTTCTGATACTGGGTGGGCTAAATCAGCATGGGGATTGTATGGGCAATGGGTTTTAGGAACAGCGCTTTTTGTTCATAATGCAGAGGGCAGGTTTAATCCAGACCTAACTCTCAAATTACTCACAACAAAAGGAATTACCATTTTCTGCGGCCCTCCAACAGTGTATAGAATGCTGATATTGGAAGACTTAAAGAAGTATGATTATTCGGGCTTGAAAAGATTTACATCTGCAGGCGAGCCCCTTAATCCTGAAGTTATCAGAGTCTGGCAGGAAGCTACAAAAAAAGTTATACAAGAAGGCTATGGGCAGACAGAATCCACTCTTCTCGTAGGAAACTATTCTTTCATGTCAGTAAAGCCTGGTTCAATGGGCAAGCCTGTACCTGATATCAATATAGATATTCTCGATGAAGATCTTAATTCTGTACACACAGGTGAAGTCGGCTATATATGTTTAAAATCTAATCCAAAAAGGCCAGCAGGTATTTTCGAGGGATATATTGAGGATCCCGAAGAAAACGCAAGAGTATTTCACAATGGCTGGTATAACACCGGCGATAAGGCCTATAAGGATGAAGATGGTTATTATTATTTTGTAGGAAGAGGGGATGACATAATCAAGGCATCAGGCTATAGAATTGGCCCTTTTGAAGTGGAAAGTGTTGTTCTTGAGCATCCTGCAGTTGCTGAAAATGCTGTTGTTGCAAGTCCCGATCCGGTTCGCGGAGAGATTATAAAAGCATTTGTTGTTTTAGCTCCTGGGTATAAACCATCTGATGATCTAATCAAGGATATCCAGAAATTTGTAAAGTCACGTACTGCTCCTTATAAATATCCAAGAGAGATTGAATTCATGGACGAATTACCAAAGACTGTGAGCGGGAAAATAAAACGTGCAGTTCTGAGAAATCGTGAAATTCAATTGAAGTCTGGCAGGCCAGCATCAGAGAATAAAACAAATAATAAATAA
- a CDS encoding DsrE family protein, with translation MKLGILVNTDRHLDDIMGMTSAAISKGHEVIIFVMDKGINLINNQVFKLVHKFESVKVFVCSQDAVEMGLSIDNVSEGIVMGSQYDNALMVHEADRVIVL, from the coding sequence ATGAAACTCGGGATATTAGTTAATACTGACAGACATCTGGATGATATTATGGGCATGACAAGTGCAGCCATATCAAAGGGGCATGAAGTTATTATTTTTGTAATGGACAAGGGTATAAATCTGATAAACAATCAAGTTTTTAAATTAGTGCATAAATTTGAGAGCGTTAAAGTTTTTGTCTGCAGTCAGGATGCTGTTGAAATGGGATTATCTATCGATAATGTATCTGAAGGGATTGTAATGGGCAGTCAGTATGATAATGCTCTTATGGTGCATGAGGCTGACAGGGTTATAGTGCTATGA